Within Deinococcus actinosclerus, the genomic segment CAGGTGCTTGTCCCGCTGCTCGGGCAGGATGAGGAGGAATTCCTCGCCGCCCCAGCGGGCCGCGAGGCTCCCCTCCGGCAGGTGCTGGCGCGTGATCTCAGCCACGCCGCGCAGCACCAAGTCCCCCATGGCGTGCCCGTGCATGTCGTTCACGCGTTTGAAATGATCGAGGTCGAACAGCACCAGCGTGTACGTCTGCCCGCCCTGCGTGAGGGCGGTCAGGCGTTCCTCGGCCGCGCGGCGGTTGGCCAGCCCGGTCAGCGGGTCGGTGAGCGCGGCGGCGCGCGCCGCCTGGAACTGGGTGCGCTGCACGCCCAGCGTGGCCTGCATGAGCGTCAGGACGGCGCCCATGAGCAGGAACTGCGCGCACGGCCCGATCAGGTGGTGCCGGGCGTCAGCGGGCACGGTCAGCCACAGGTTCCCGGCGCAGATCAGGGTGGCCACCCCCAGGATCAGGGCGGCGGCGCGGGTGGCCTGCCGGGGCTCGTACACCAGGAACGCCGCGACATAGATCACGGCGAACCAGTAGGTGTTTTCCATCAGCGCCTGCGACTGCACGGTCAGCACGCTGAACTGGTGATTCAGTGCCAGCAGCACGTACCCGGCGGTGCCCACGAACGTGACCTGCACGGCCGTGCCGATGGACACGGTGCCGAGGCGCATGAGCAGTTGCAGGGCCAGCAGCGTGGTGCCCAGGGTGGGCAGGGCCCAGAGGTCGAGCGGGTCGAACTCGGGGTACTGCGAGCCCAGCGCGGCGCAGCAGGCCAGGGCGCCCAGCCAGACGAGCCAGGTGAACATGCGCCGCTGGCGGGTCAGCCACGGAGCAGCGTCAGGGGTGGAGGGAGCGGCGGTCGGCTTCGTCAAGGATCATCCCGGCACTGAGGGGGTGGCTGATTCAGGTGTGTACCAGCCAGTGTACTTCACATGAGAACCGGATGACTGTGCGCTCTGCCCCACCGGACTGGGCGCCTGGCCCC encodes:
- a CDS encoding GGDEF domain-containing protein; this translates as MTKPTAAPSTPDAAPWLTRQRRMFTWLVWLGALACCAALGSQYPEFDPLDLWALPTLGTTLLALQLLMRLGTVSIGTAVQVTFVGTAGYVLLALNHQFSVLTVQSQALMENTYWFAVIYVAAFLVYEPRQATRAAALILGVATLICAGNLWLTVPADARHHLIGPCAQFLLMGAVLTLMQATLGVQRTQFQAARAAALTDPLTGLANRRAAEERLTALTQGGQTYTLVLFDLDHFKRVNDMHGHAMGDLVLRGVAEITRQHLPEGSLAARWGGEEFLLILPEQRDKHLRPLLDRLRADLRHHRYGTVNGVTACFGVATASPAEDPVEVVQRADLAMYHVKEQGRNDVHLADLRRTQVS